A DNA window from Staphylococcus warneri contains the following coding sequences:
- a CDS encoding TM2 domain-containing protein gives MRVNKVIYILVAIFLGGIGVHKFYADKVGQGLLHLAFFWTGIPSIVAIVHAIIVAFTKKADNDGYIVFEK, from the coding sequence ATGAGAGTTAATAAAGTCATTTATATATTAGTAGCTATTTTTTTAGGAGGTATTGGTGTTCATAAATTTTATGCTGACAAAGTCGGACAAGGTCTTTTACATCTTGCCTTCTTTTGGACAGGTATTCCAAGTATTGTAGCTATTGTTCATGCTATTATCGTCGCTTTTACTAAAAAAGCTGACAATGACGGTTACATTGTTTTTGAAAAATAA
- a CDS encoding SAR1012 family small protein codes for MMNIIKRVVRTIITGYIVKIIRDLISGKSNGKK; via the coding sequence ATGATGAACATTATTAAACGTGTAGTAAGAACAATCATAACAGGTTACATTGTTAAAATTATCCGTGATTTGATTTCAGGTAAATCAAACGGAAAAAAATAA